The proteins below are encoded in one region of Micromonospora sp. DSM 45708:
- a CDS encoding CATRA system-associated protein, with product MNETGAPHPADILQYAIDALDDIREATLPPEKWERFGGCLVLMNEALDHHDLAAVNRYRQQIEALENLLGAKADLATDVRQSVPLREQADRLRDRLRREKGDGSGPDDGRGR from the coding sequence ATGAACGAGACCGGTGCTCCCCACCCCGCCGACATTCTGCAATACGCCATCGACGCGTTGGACGACATCCGCGAGGCGACGCTCCCGCCGGAGAAGTGGGAACGGTTCGGCGGCTGTCTGGTGCTGATGAATGAGGCACTCGATCACCACGACCTGGCCGCCGTCAATCGGTACCGGCAACAGATCGAGGCGCTCGAGAATCTGCTGGGTGCCAAGGCGGACCTCGCCACGGATGTCCGGCAGTCGGTGCCGCTGCGGGAGCAGGCCGATCGTCTACGCGACCGGCTTCGCCGGGAGAAGGGGGACGGCTCGGGGCCGGACGACGGCCGGGGCCGATGA
- a CDS encoding CATRA conflict system CASPASE/TPR repeat-associated protein gives MRLHAYALNAYTFFDGLRDTGVATRIVAACRALGMAEPDRVPLVHADGLRARQLLTAPGDGTWQALRYATTRLDAFLVCLAPVDGAADWRELDRTWREAVGAAADEDCTGRVRLFYALYDGAGDADQLAVAAEAALPAGANIRGEEPTEPVPGTYLWEVPSPDPDRPERVLVLLAPTAGETLSDSWVWPDGDARLRPLPGYLWEMAKVRHEARRFAERRSQDRQARLYDLASHVEDSERTDPEPTEAREERLRKLRRETALGAADEADLRIMSRTVTAEEHNARIWLRDWAGTLAVPDRHAWVEGLAGPVAADLEYVAWLLTEIDDAADTARYTVAYAEPMAQIGAADLERRLRALAERNEFLTALHTSVLAAVGLLLAASQSLSYDWPMYASLRAPFIVSVAAGGLLLLLATTLRSTRRFWVGLATAGFAASLTWFVVTWLVRWQTARPPEASVTRGWSAAAAAAALAGWLGRRAIRSRRELR, from the coding sequence ATGAGGCTGCACGCGTACGCGCTCAACGCGTACACCTTCTTCGACGGCCTCCGGGACACCGGGGTCGCGACGCGGATCGTCGCGGCCTGCCGCGCCCTCGGCATGGCGGAGCCCGACCGCGTGCCGCTCGTGCACGCCGACGGCCTGCGGGCCCGGCAGCTCCTCACCGCCCCGGGCGACGGCACGTGGCAGGCGTTGCGGTACGCCACCACCCGCCTGGATGCGTTCCTGGTCTGCCTGGCGCCGGTGGACGGCGCCGCGGACTGGCGCGAACTCGACCGGACGTGGCGGGAGGCGGTGGGCGCGGCGGCCGACGAGGACTGCACCGGCCGGGTGCGGCTGTTCTACGCGCTGTACGACGGCGCCGGTGACGCCGACCAGCTCGCCGTCGCGGCGGAGGCCGCGCTGCCGGCCGGAGCGAACATCCGTGGGGAGGAACCGACCGAGCCGGTGCCCGGCACCTATCTGTGGGAGGTCCCGTCCCCCGACCCGGACCGCCCGGAACGCGTCCTGGTGCTGCTGGCGCCCACCGCCGGCGAGACGCTGAGCGACTCCTGGGTGTGGCCGGACGGCGACGCGCGACTCCGGCCGCTGCCCGGCTACCTCTGGGAGATGGCCAAGGTCCGCCACGAGGCCCGCCGGTTCGCGGAGCGCCGCTCGCAGGACCGACAGGCCCGGTTGTACGACCTCGCGTCACACGTCGAGGACAGCGAGCGGACCGACCCCGAACCGACCGAGGCCCGGGAGGAGCGGCTCCGGAAACTCCGGCGGGAGACGGCGTTGGGCGCCGCCGACGAGGCCGACCTGCGCATCATGTCCCGGACGGTCACGGCCGAGGAGCACAACGCCCGGATCTGGCTGCGCGACTGGGCGGGCACGCTCGCGGTGCCGGACCGCCACGCCTGGGTCGAGGGCCTGGCCGGGCCGGTGGCCGCCGACCTGGAGTACGTGGCCTGGTTGCTGACCGAGATCGACGACGCGGCGGACACGGCGCGGTACACCGTGGCCTACGCGGAGCCGATGGCGCAGATCGGCGCCGCCGACCTGGAACGGCGGCTGCGCGCCCTCGCCGAACGCAACGAATTCCTCACCGCGCTGCACACCTCGGTCCTCGCCGCCGTCGGTCTGCTGCTGGCCGCGTCCCAGTCCCTCAGCTACGACTGGCCGATGTACGCGTCGCTGCGGGCGCCGTTCATCGTCTCGGTGGCCGCCGGCGGGCTGCTCCTGCTGCTCGCCACGACGCTCCGGTCGACCCGCCGGTTCTGGGTGGGACTGGCCACCGCCGGCTTCGCCGCCTCGCTGACCTGGTTCGTGGTGACCTGGCTGGTCCGGTGGCAGACCGCCCGTCCGCCCGAAGCGTCGGTCACCCGCGGCTGGTCGGCCGCCGCCGCGGCGGCGGCGCTCGCCGGCTGGCTGGGCCGACGGGCGATCAGGTCCCGACGGGAACTGCGATGA